The following are encoded together in the Roseobacter denitrificans OCh 114 genome:
- a CDS encoding GcvT family protein — protein sequence MTASNLPAHASVIVIGGGIMGCSTLYHLAKMGVTDALLLERNKLTSGTTWHSAAQVRALRHSRNLTRMIQYSVDLYAQLEEETGQSVGWIQKGSLSIATTPDRVTHVRRQEALAHAFGIKADWISAGEAQERWPLMNTSDVLGAVWSPEDGRVSPSDVCAALVKSAKSLGARIFENTGVTGILTRNGHITGVETTNGTVTCDAVALCTGLWSREVGAMAGAEVPALACEHFYLLTKPLAGITGNVPTLSDHDSHLYIRDDSGGLLVGCFESMGKPIAPGVLDQNFEFGLLPEDWDHFEPMMLNALHRLPCLKNAEVKMLLNGPESFTPDGMFMLGETAETRGLFLGCCMNSVGMASGGGAGMNLAHSIVHGHTAYDLGEADAKRFAPVFNSVDHLMARAPEILGTHYEIAYPGRQLKTARDLRALPLHAEYARANAHFGQVYGWERPLYFGKQAEPRMTFGRPDWFENVRAEVRAAHEGAAIFDASPFGKIEVTGPDACAFLQHLAMRNMDRPTGTAIYTALLNERGTFESDITAQRIADDHYRLFVGTNAIKRDLAWALRHRDGFDVTLKDSTEDYAVLCLMGPDAARIIAATGAPELCQLGYFQVGPAFIAGKHVRAARMSYVGEAGWEITCKAENALPIYTALKSSGAVPAGLYAQTSMRIEKGFAAMGHELDSDLSPVEAGLHHMAKKTGGFIGAQALADRVQTSKRSLVTIVFDDETAVPLGHEPVYAGPDIIGQITSASYGYRLSAPVALAHVNPAVDGGAVEVDIAGTRYSGRMQFAAAFDPSGARMRP from the coding sequence ATGACTGCGTCCAACCTGCCCGCACATGCCAGCGTGATTGTCATCGGTGGCGGCATCATGGGCTGCTCAACACTTTACCATCTGGCGAAGATGGGCGTTACCGACGCACTCCTGCTGGAACGCAACAAGCTCACCTCCGGCACCACTTGGCACTCCGCGGCGCAGGTACGCGCGCTGCGGCACTCCCGCAACCTGACCCGCATGATCCAGTACTCCGTTGATTTATACGCGCAGCTGGAAGAGGAAACCGGCCAGTCGGTGGGCTGGATCCAGAAAGGCTCGCTGTCCATCGCAACCACGCCCGACCGAGTGACGCACGTCAGGCGGCAGGAAGCGCTCGCGCATGCCTTTGGCATCAAGGCCGATTGGATCAGCGCAGGCGAGGCACAGGAACGTTGGCCCCTGATGAACACCAGCGATGTGCTCGGTGCGGTCTGGTCTCCGGAGGATGGCCGTGTTTCGCCATCTGATGTCTGTGCCGCACTGGTCAAATCGGCCAAAAGCCTCGGTGCGCGCATTTTCGAGAATACGGGCGTGACCGGCATTCTGACGCGCAACGGGCACATCACGGGGGTCGAGACGACGAACGGCACCGTCACCTGCGATGCCGTGGCGCTGTGCACCGGGCTGTGGTCGCGCGAGGTGGGAGCCATGGCCGGGGCCGAGGTGCCCGCTCTGGCTTGCGAACATTTCTATCTGCTGACCAAGCCGCTTGCGGGGATCACCGGCAATGTGCCCACGCTCAGCGATCATGACAGCCATCTCTACATTCGCGACGATAGCGGGGGCCTGCTGGTGGGATGTTTTGAATCCATGGGCAAGCCGATTGCGCCCGGTGTGTTGGATCAGAATTTCGAATTTGGCCTTCTGCCCGAGGACTGGGATCATTTTGAACCCATGATGCTGAATGCGCTGCACCGCCTGCCCTGTCTGAAAAACGCCGAGGTTAAAATGCTGCTGAACGGACCGGAAAGTTTCACGCCGGACGGCATGTTCATGCTTGGCGAAACGGCAGAAACGCGCGGGCTGTTTCTGGGCTGCTGTATGAATTCGGTCGGCATGGCCTCCGGTGGCGGGGCGGGCATGAACCTCGCCCATAGTATCGTGCACGGGCACACCGCCTATGACCTTGGCGAAGCGGACGCCAAACGGTTCGCGCCGGTGTTCAACTCGGTTGACCACCTGATGGCCCGCGCGCCCGAAATCCTCGGCACGCATTATGAAATCGCCTACCCCGGTCGCCAACTCAAAACCGCGCGCGATCTGCGCGCGCTGCCGCTGCATGCGGAATACGCCCGGGCCAATGCGCATTTCGGTCAGGTCTACGGGTGGGAAAGGCCGCTTTATTTTGGCAAACAGGCGGAACCGCGCATGACCTTTGGACGCCCCGACTGGTTTGAAAATGTGCGCGCCGAGGTCCGTGCCGCCCATGAGGGCGCCGCCATTTTTGATGCATCCCCGTTCGGCAAGATCGAAGTGACAGGCCCCGATGCCTGCGCGTTCCTGCAACATCTGGCGATGCGCAACATGGACCGCCCGACCGGAACGGCAATATACACCGCCCTGCTGAATGAGCGCGGCACCTTTGAAAGCGACATCACAGCCCAACGCATTGCCGATGATCACTACAGGCTGTTTGTCGGCACCAATGCGATCAAACGCGATCTGGCGTGGGCGTTGCGTCATCGCGACGGGTTCGACGTCACCCTGAAAGACAGCACCGAAGACTACGCTGTCCTGTGCCTGATGGGGCCGGATGCTGCACGCATCATCGCGGCAACCGGTGCGCCGGAGTTATGCCAGCTTGGGTATTTCCAGGTCGGCCCCGCTTTCATTGCGGGCAAACATGTGCGTGCGGCACGCATGTCCTACGTCGGCGAAGCAGGCTGGGAGATCACCTGCAAGGCCGAAAACGCCCTGCCGATTTACACCGCACTGAAATCCTCAGGGGCGGTGCCTGCGGGCCTATATGCGCAAACCTCAATGCGGATCGAAAAAGGGTTTGCCGCCATGGGACACGAGCTCGACAGCGATCTCAGCCCGGTTGAAGCTGGCTTGCACCACATGGCGAAAAAGACCGGCGGGTTCATCGGTGCGCAAGCCTTGGCAGATCGCGTGCAGACGTCAAAACGCTCTCTGGTCACGATTGTCTTTGACGATGAAACCGCCGTCCCGCTGGGGCACGAACCGGTTTACGCAGGCCCGGACATCATCGGCCAGATCACCTCTGCCAGCTATGGCTATCGGCTTAGCGCACCTGTAGCACTGGCGCATGTAAATCCCGCCGTTGACGGTGGGGCAGTCGAGGTCGATATCGCCGGAACCAGATACAGCGGGCGCATGCAGTTTGCAGCGGCGTTTGATCCAAGCGGCGCGCGGATGCGCCCATGA
- a CDS encoding aspartate aminotransferase family protein yields the protein MSHVFPRHCKKPVPTAVRGEGCYLYDSTGKAYLDGSGGAAVSCLGHGDADVIAAIQQQVADLAFAHTGFLTSEPAEALADLLIEHAPKGIDRVYFVSGGSEATEAAIKLARQYFVEKGQPEKRHLIARRQSYHGNTLGALAAGGNEWRRQQFAPLLFDVHHIAPCYEYVLREESESAAAYGLRAAQELEDEILRLGPETVMAFMAEPVVGATLGAVPAVEGYFKRIREICDTYDVLLILDEVMCGMGRTGHLFACDADGIAPDILCIAKGLGAGYQPIGAMLCTGEIYETIKNGTGFFQHGHTYLGHPVAAAAGLAVVGKIVGDGLCDRARRQGEVLSKALHDQFGQHPHVGDIRGRGLFQGIEIVEDRETKTPFDPAKGYAAKIKTAAFDAGLICYPMAGTRDGRAGDHVLLAPPFIIEDNQIDELVGKLATALEQVIGADPAAV from the coding sequence ATGTCGCATGTGTTTCCGCGTCATTGTAAAAAGCCCGTCCCGACCGCCGTGCGTGGCGAAGGGTGTTATCTCTATGACAGCACGGGCAAGGCGTATCTGGATGGATCAGGCGGTGCTGCTGTTTCCTGCCTCGGGCATGGTGACGCGGATGTGATCGCCGCCATACAGCAACAGGTCGCGGATCTTGCCTTTGCACATACCGGGTTTTTGACGTCTGAACCAGCCGAAGCGCTCGCCGATCTGTTGATCGAACACGCCCCCAAGGGCATTGATCGGGTCTATTTCGTCTCCGGCGGTTCTGAGGCGACGGAGGCTGCGATCAAACTCGCCCGGCAGTATTTTGTCGAAAAAGGCCAGCCGGAAAAACGGCACCTGATCGCGCGGCGACAAAGCTATCACGGCAATACGCTGGGCGCATTGGCGGCAGGCGGGAATGAATGGCGGCGGCAGCAATTTGCGCCTTTGCTGTTTGACGTTCATCATATCGCACCCTGTTACGAATATGTGCTGCGCGAAGAGAGCGAGAGTGCCGCCGCTTATGGCCTGCGGGCTGCGCAGGAGCTGGAAGACGAGATTTTGCGCCTTGGGCCTGAAACCGTCATGGCCTTCATGGCCGAGCCTGTGGTGGGTGCAACACTCGGTGCTGTTCCCGCTGTTGAAGGGTATTTCAAACGCATCCGTGAGATTTGCGACACCTACGACGTGCTTCTGATCCTTGATGAAGTGATGTGCGGCATGGGTCGGACGGGCCATCTGTTTGCCTGCGATGCAGATGGGATCGCGCCTGATATCCTGTGCATCGCCAAGGGGCTTGGCGCGGGCTATCAACCCATTGGGGCGATGCTGTGCACGGGCGAAATCTACGAAACAATAAAGAACGGAACAGGCTTTTTTCAGCATGGTCACACCTATCTCGGCCATCCGGTTGCCGCCGCTGCCGGGCTGGCGGTGGTGGGCAAGATTGTTGGCGACGGACTATGCGATCGGGCCCGGCGGCAAGGCGAGGTGCTGTCAAAAGCGCTGCATGACCAATTCGGTCAACATCCACATGTGGGCGATATCCGCGGCAGAGGGCTGTTTCAGGGCATCGAAATCGTTGAGGACAGGGAAACTAAAACACCCTTTGACCCTGCAAAGGGATATGCCGCGAAAATCAAAACAGCAGCCTTCGACGCAGGGCTGATCTGTTATCCAATGGCGGGCACGCGCGACGGACGGGCGGGCGATCACGTGCTGCTGGCACCGCCTTTCATCATCGAAGACAACCAGATCGATGAATTGGTCGGCAAGCTGGCGACAGCCCTTGAACAGGTTATCGGTGCTGACCCTGCTGCGGTTTAA
- a CDS encoding M56 family metallopeptidase: protein MIPADKLLDAYVNANILFVCAYVFWVLVRGRLALFGLERAYGAQLRLLNSIFLTIVLAPLIALAFGLLQQIGVAKGMTLNLSDMVVSYYLNGGLQMRATEFEALVTLRNTVTLNIVSGVGWFAWLTLAVLGAGFVTGLARLVISMTSLRRIVRGSYVWRRFGRVQLRLSDKTLVPFSTRGLYTYYVVIPSHMLTEAHELKVTLAHEFQHIRQGDLEWEILIEALKPFFFLNPVYHAWKRQVENLRELNCDSQVLSRGRIDVREYCDTLLSVCQKTLSRDRAFVIAVPKVTLVTAERPRVRQGGKSVLEARIRSLTNLRDAKQSRLAVLALVLPFVAAVALLSLAIQTPPDWSQDRLMLSTVVNLERLDEINRLSAFGRN, encoded by the coding sequence ATGATACCGGCGGATAAGCTGCTAGACGCCTATGTGAATGCCAATATCCTTTTCGTCTGTGCCTATGTTTTCTGGGTCTTGGTGCGCGGGCGGCTCGCTCTTTTCGGGCTGGAGCGGGCCTATGGCGCGCAGTTGCGACTGCTCAACAGTATATTCCTGACCATCGTGCTGGCCCCTTTGATCGCCTTGGCGTTTGGCCTGCTGCAACAGATTGGCGTTGCCAAGGGCATGACGCTGAACCTGTCTGACATGGTGGTGTCCTATTACCTGAACGGCGGTTTGCAGATGCGCGCGACAGAGTTTGAAGCGCTCGTGACGCTGCGCAACACGGTCACGCTGAACATCGTGTCCGGTGTCGGCTGGTTTGCCTGGCTGACCCTCGCGGTGCTTGGGGCCGGTTTTGTCACCGGGCTGGCGCGCCTTGTCATATCCATGACAAGTCTGCGCCGGATTGTGCGGGGCAGCTATGTCTGGCGTCGTTTTGGCAGGGTGCAGTTGCGTCTGTCGGACAAGACGCTTGTGCCGTTTTCGACGCGCGGTCTCTACACTTACTACGTGGTCATCCCGTCTCACATGCTGACGGAGGCGCACGAACTCAAGGTGACGCTGGCGCATGAGTTTCAGCACATCCGGCAGGGTGATCTGGAATGGGAAATCCTGATCGAGGCGCTCAAGCCGTTCTTTTTCCTGAACCCGGTCTATCACGCATGGAAGCGGCAGGTTGAAAACCTGCGCGAGTTGAACTGCGATAGTCAGGTGCTGTCGCGTGGCCGCATTGACGTGCGCGAATACTGCGACACGCTTTTGTCGGTCTGTCAAAAGACGCTGAGCCGGGATCGCGCCTTTGTCATCGCCGTGCCCAAGGTGACGTTGGTGACTGCGGAACGGCCGAGGGTGCGGCAAGGCGGCAAAAGCGTTCTGGAGGCGCGTATTCGCTCGCTCACGAACTTGCGGGATGCCAAGCAATCGCGGCTCGCCGTTCTGGCATTGGTTTTGCCTTTCGTTGCGGCAGTAGCGCTGCTGTCGCTGGCGATCCAAACCCCGCCAGATTGGAGCCAGGATCGCTTGATGCTCTCCACGGTCGTTAACCTCGAACGGCTTGATGAAATAAACCGCTTGTCCGCATTTGGCCGTAACTAA
- a CDS encoding BlaI/MecI/CopY family transcriptional regulator, translating to MRERKKSELLTEVELEFMNELWALGEGTVRDVLSQLPTERDLAYTSGATILRILEQKEFVTSRKVGKQLVYKPELQKDAYQSRSLKDLSRKLFDDTPESLVARLVNDDALTEEALGEIRALVDRRLKNDTGG from the coding sequence ATGAGAGAACGCAAAAAAAGTGAGCTTCTGACCGAGGTGGAGTTGGAATTCATGAACGAGCTGTGGGCCTTGGGGGAGGGGACCGTGCGCGACGTGCTAAGTCAATTGCCCACGGAACGTGATCTTGCCTACACATCCGGCGCGACCATCCTGCGCATCCTCGAGCAGAAGGAATTCGTGACCAGCCGCAAGGTGGGCAAACAGCTTGTCTACAAACCTGAACTGCAAAAGGACGCCTATCAATCCCGCTCGCTCAAGGATCTGTCGCGCAAGCTCTTTGACGACACCCCGGAATCCCTTGTGGCACGGTTGGTCAATGATGACGCCCTGACCGAAGAAGCCCTTGGCGAAATCCGCGCACTTGTAGACCGGAGGCTGAAAAATGATACCGGCGGATAA
- a CDS encoding DUF2160 domain-containing protein — MMKRLIALVALLVASPALAQGWGNVAQQEEETGFSWTNPLWPEFWMAWTPATFLVFCGIFGAMAILTILEIRRPGGDERRGILGLTTTRGDRLFISLLGTAYIFLAWLGLVGQPVWWPLGISILWAVFCFRKV, encoded by the coding sequence ATGATGAAACGGCTGATCGCCTTAGTGGCGCTGCTTGTGGCAAGCCCGGCCCTCGCACAGGGCTGGGGCAACGTCGCCCAACAGGAAGAGGAAACCGGGTTTTCATGGACCAACCCGCTTTGGCCCGAATTCTGGATGGCATGGACGCCTGCAACCTTTCTTGTGTTTTGCGGCATATTTGGCGCGATGGCGATCCTCACCATCCTTGAGATCCGCAGACCCGGCGGAGACGAACGGCGCGGCATTCTGGGCCTGACCACAACACGGGGGGACAGGCTGTTCATTTCGCTGCTGGGAACCGCATATATCTTCCTTGCATGGCTCGGTTTGGTGGGCCAGCCCGTGTGGTGGCCCTTGGGCATTTCAATCCTCTGGGCCGTTTTTTGTTTTCGAAAGGTGTGA
- a CDS encoding carbohydrate ABC transporter permease: protein MRKRSLIPIFYILFLMLPIYWLVTMSFKTTNDILAGFSLFPETFTLDNYRVIFTDPTWYWGYINSIIYVSLNTVISICVALPAAYAFSRYRFLGDKQLFFWLLTNRMAPAAVFALPFFQLYSSVGLFDTHLAVALAHCLFNIPLAVWILEGFMGGVPKELDETAYVDGYSFPRFFVTIFLPTIKAGVGVAAFFCFMFSWVELLLAKTLTAVDAKPIAATMTKTASSAGYELGLLAAAGTLTIIPGAIVIYFVRNYIAKGFALGRV, encoded by the coding sequence ATGAGAAAACGTTCCCTCATCCCCATTTTCTACATTCTGTTTCTTATGTTGCCGATCTATTGGCTCGTCACGATGAGCTTCAAGACTACCAACGATATCCTCGCAGGGTTCAGCCTCTTTCCCGAGACGTTCACCTTGGACAATTACCGCGTCATCTTCACCGATCCGACGTGGTATTGGGGGTATATCAACTCGATCATCTATGTGTCGCTGAACACCGTGATCTCCATCTGTGTGGCTCTGCCTGCGGCTTACGCGTTCTCGCGCTACCGCTTTCTGGGGGACAAGCAGCTGTTCTTCTGGCTGCTCACGAACCGGATGGCCCCTGCGGCGGTATTCGCGCTGCCGTTCTTTCAGCTTTATTCATCCGTCGGATTGTTCGACACGCACCTCGCGGTGGCTTTGGCGCATTGCCTGTTCAACATCCCGCTTGCGGTCTGGATCCTTGAGGGGTTCATGGGCGGTGTGCCCAAGGAACTGGATGAGACGGCCTATGTGGATGGCTATTCCTTCCCGCGCTTTTTCGTCACGATCTTTCTGCCCACGATCAAGGCGGGTGTCGGCGTTGCCGCCTTCTTCTGCTTCATGTTCTCGTGGGTTGAGCTTTTGCTGGCCAAAACCCTGACGGCTGTGGACGCCAAACCGATCGCCGCCACGATGACCAAAACAGCCTCCTCCGCCGGATACGAGTTGGGTCTTCTGGCAGCGGCAGGCACCCTGACCATCATCCCGGGCGCCATCGTGATTTACTTTGTACGCAACTACATCGCAAAGGGCTTTGCCCTGGGGAGGGTATGA
- a CDS encoding carbohydrate ABC transporter permease has translation MKTENQKAWFFVLPVLFLVAFNALVPIMTVVNYSVQETFGNNLFFWQGLDWFEQILRSERFHAALGRQFLFTGLILAIEIPLGIIIALSMPRRGIWVPVCLVLMALPMLIPWNVVGAMWNIFTLPKIGMMGYFINDVLGVHYDMTQDPLAAWITIIVMDVWHWTSLVVLLCYAGLVSIPDAYYQAAKIDGASPWKVFRYIQLPKMKTVLTIAILLRFMDSFNIYTEPFVLTGGGPGNSTTLLSIDLVKIALGQFDLGPAAAMSLIYFAITLLVSWLFYTLMTKDDNK, from the coding sequence ATGAAGACCGAAAACCAAAAAGCATGGTTCTTTGTGCTGCCGGTACTGTTTCTGGTGGCGTTCAATGCGCTTGTCCCGATCATGACGGTCGTGAACTATTCCGTGCAGGAGACGTTCGGCAACAACCTGTTTTTCTGGCAAGGTCTGGACTGGTTCGAACAAATCCTGCGCTCGGAACGGTTTCACGCAGCCCTCGGTCGCCAGTTTCTCTTTACCGGCCTGATCCTCGCGATCGAGATACCGCTGGGCATCATCATCGCGCTTTCCATGCCCAGACGGGGAATCTGGGTGCCGGTTTGCCTTGTGCTGATGGCCCTGCCCATGCTGATCCCGTGGAACGTCGTGGGTGCCATGTGGAACATCTTTACCCTGCCCAAGATCGGGATGATGGGCTATTTCATCAATGACGTTCTGGGCGTGCACTATGACATGACGCAGGACCCGCTGGCCGCATGGATCACCATCATCGTGATGGATGTCTGGCACTGGACATCGCTGGTCGTGCTGCTGTGTTACGCGGGCCTCGTGTCGATCCCGGATGCCTATTATCAGGCGGCCAAGATCGACGGCGCGTCCCCTTGGAAGGTGTTTCGCTACATCCAGCTGCCCAAGATGAAAACCGTTCTGACCATCGCGATACTGCTGCGGTTCATGGATAGCTTCAACATCTACACCGAACCCTTCGTGCTGACAGGCGGCGGGCCGGGCAATTCCACCACACTGCTGTCGATTGATCTGGTGAAAATCGCGCTGGGCCAATTCGATCTGGGGCCAGCGGCGGCGATGTCGCTTATCTATTTCGCCATCACATTGCTGGTGTCGTGGCTGTTTTACACATTGATGACCAAGGATGACAACAAATGA
- a CDS encoding ABC transporter ATP-binding protein — translation MAKITLSNLRHSYSANPSGPEDYALKSIDLDWQDGGAYALLGPSGCGKSTLLNIISGLLVPSQGRILFDGKDVTDLAPDQRNIAQVFQFPVIYDTMTVRNNLAFPLRNRGVPEAKIAERVAEIAGMLDVEDMLDTRAAHLSPDNKQKISMGRGLVRDDVNVVMFDEPLTVIDPHLKWKLRSKLKELHQRVRATMIYVTHDQTEALTFADQVVVMQDGEVVQIGTPVELFERPQHTFVGHFIGSPGMNVLPVVEESGGVRFEGHPIALEGAIAGQGGKTAIGIRPEFVTLSDAGLPARVRKVSDVGRHSVVEAMVGDTSVKAVVEGEVPLQGAPVHLAFRQDQTRLYRNDWIATEAAS, via the coding sequence ATGGCTAAGATCACGCTTTCAAATCTGCGCCATTCCTATTCTGCGAACCCTTCAGGACCTGAGGATTACGCGCTTAAGTCCATTGATCTGGATTGGCAGGACGGGGGCGCCTATGCGCTTTTGGGGCCGTCAGGGTGCGGTAAGTCCACCTTGCTGAACATCATTTCGGGGCTGCTGGTTCCGTCGCAGGGGCGCATCCTTTTTGACGGCAAGGACGTCACCGACCTGGCACCTGACCAACGCAACATCGCGCAGGTGTTCCAGTTTCCGGTGATTTACGACACGATGACGGTGCGCAACAACCTTGCGTTTCCCCTGCGCAACCGTGGTGTGCCCGAGGCAAAGATCGCAGAGCGCGTGGCTGAGATTGCGGGCATGCTTGATGTGGAAGACATGCTGGATACACGCGCAGCACATCTGTCGCCGGACAACAAACAAAAGATTTCCATGGGGCGGGGCCTGGTGCGCGATGATGTGAATGTGGTGATGTTCGATGAACCGCTGACCGTGATTGACCCGCATCTGAAGTGGAAGCTGCGTTCCAAGCTCAAGGAATTGCATCAGCGTGTGCGGGCGACAATGATCTACGTGACCCATGACCAGACCGAAGCGCTGACTTTTGCGGATCAGGTTGTCGTAATGCAGGACGGTGAGGTGGTGCAGATCGGCACCCCGGTAGAACTGTTTGAACGGCCCCAACACACCTTTGTGGGCCATTTCATCGGCTCGCCGGGCATGAACGTCCTGCCGGTGGTCGAAGAAAGCGGTGGCGTGCGTTTCGAGGGCCACCCGATCGCACTTGAAGGCGCCATCGCGGGGCAGGGCGGCAAGACCGCCATCGGCATCCGCCCCGAATTTGTCACGCTCTCCGATGCGGGTTTGCCGGCGCGGGTGCGCAAAGTGTCCGATGTGGGCCGCCATTCCGTCGTTGAGGCCATGGTGGGTGATACATCCGTCAAGGCCGTCGTCGAAGGCGAAGTGCCACTACAGGGCGCGCCCGTGCATCTGGCCTTTCGTCAGGATCAGACGCGGCTTTACCGAAACGACTGGATCGCGACGGAGGCCGCATCATGA
- a CDS encoding ABC transporter ATP-binding protein: MSIELIDATKVVRGITHVKPTSLVLHTGHFNVLLGQTGAGKTSLIKLMAGLDPLASGKILMDGQDVSKLSTQKRNIGLVHQFFVNYPHMTVYDNIASPLKVAGMAKSEIAGRVEEAADILQLRPMLHRRPQELSGGQQQRCALARAIAKESRAVFLDEPLANLDYKLREELREQLPELFAGRGTVVVYATSEPEEALLLGGKTGLMDDGVVTQFGPTAEIYRKPATLTAARVFSDPPINAAQITKTGNTASLDTGVKWPLSGPVADLADGTYTVAVRPHHVTPFSASPNEVELNGVVQVTELSGSESSAHFQMGNEGWVSLAHGVHPYQVGEEHRFFMDISKAFYFAPDGSLVA, encoded by the coding sequence ATGAGCATCGAACTGATAGACGCCACCAAGGTGGTCCGCGGGATCACCCATGTCAAACCCACATCACTGGTCCTGCATACTGGGCATTTCAATGTGCTTTTGGGGCAGACGGGTGCAGGCAAGACATCCCTGATCAAACTGATGGCGGGGCTTGATCCGCTGGCGTCCGGCAAGATTCTGATGGATGGGCAGGATGTATCGAAACTCTCGACACAAAAGCGCAACATCGGCCTCGTACATCAGTTTTTCGTCAACTACCCCCATATGACGGTTTACGACAATATCGCCTCGCCGCTGAAAGTGGCAGGGATGGCCAAGTCAGAGATCGCAGGACGGGTGGAGGAGGCGGCCGATATTCTGCAACTGCGCCCGATGTTGCACCGCCGCCCGCAGGAATTGAGCGGCGGGCAACAGCAGCGCTGCGCCCTTGCCCGCGCCATCGCCAAGGAGAGCCGCGCGGTGTTTCTGGATGAGCCGCTGGCCAACCTCGATTACAAGCTGCGCGAAGAGCTGCGCGAGCAATTGCCCGAGCTTTTCGCCGGGCGCGGCACGGTGGTTGTTTATGCCACATCCGAACCCGAAGAGGCGTTGTTGCTCGGCGGCAAGACGGGCCTCATGGATGACGGTGTTGTCACGCAGTTCGGCCCCACCGCCGAGATTTATCGAAAGCCCGCGACGCTGACGGCCGCGCGGGTGTTTTCCGACCCGCCGATCAATGCGGCACAGATCACCAAGACGGGCAATACCGCATCGCTGGACACTGGCGTGAAATGGCCGCTGTCGGGTCCTGTCGCCGATCTGGCCGACGGCACCTACACGGTGGCTGTGCGGCCCCACCATGTCACCCCGTTTTCCGCCTCGCCAAATGAGGTCGAGTTGAACGGCGTGGTACAGGTGACAGAGCTTTCGGGGTCGGAATCCAGCGCGCATTTCCAGATGGGAAATGAGGGTTGGGTGTCCCTCGCCCATGGCGTGCACCCCTATCAAGTCGGCGAGGAGCATCGTTTTTTCATGGACATCAGCAAAGCCTTTTACTTTGCGCCGGACGGGAGCCTTGTTGCCTGA